In Pungitius pungitius chromosome 2, fPunPun2.1, whole genome shotgun sequence, a single window of DNA contains:
- the abcb7 gene encoding iron-sulfur clusters transporter ABCB7, mitochondrial: MAPMLVPLKCGIHFQQRKLALLLRQTSSYHSWNKSRLETGTDHKRQSTYLLSSPPHLRTSTWSINRSQNSRQILEAAKHLQITDKRTCWHGNAGGKLNADPKNVLNEVNSTQILSAMLSYVWPKDRPDLRARVAISLGLLAGAKMTNVTVPFMFKYAVDELNQMSGHMLHLNDAPTTVATMATAMLIGYGASRACAAFFNELRNTVFGKVAQSSIRRIAKNVFLHLHNLDLGFHLSRQTGALSKAIDRGTRGISFVLSALVFNLGPTVFEMGLVSAILYYKCGGQFAAVSLGTLSAYTLFTVLVTQWRTRFRIEMNKADNEAGNAAIDSLLNYETVKYFNNEKYEAEKYDSYLKVYESSSLKTTYTLAMLNFGQSAIFSVGLTGIMVLASKGIAAGTMTVGDLVMVNGLLFQLSLPLNFLGTVYRETRQALIDMNTLFTLLNVDTKIKERNLAPALAVTPQDATIRFEDVYFEYMEGQKVLEGVSFEVPAGKKVAIVGGSGSGKSTIVRLLFRFYEPQQGNIYIAGQNIRDISLDSLRKSLGVIPQDAVLFHNTIFYNLQYGNINATPEQVHQVARLAGIHDAILRMPHGYDTQVGERGLKLSGGEKQRVAIARAILKNPPVLLYDEATSSLDSITEENIMTSMKEMVKDRTSVFIAHRLSTIVDADEIIVLSEGKVAERGNHHSLLSTPGSLYANLWNTQNSKILNSAKGSHEPPVERPSQKEEERKKLQEEILNSVKGCGNCSC; the protein is encoded by the exons ATGGCGCCGATGTTGGTGCCGCTGAAGTGCGGCATTCACTTCCAACAACGCAAGTTGGCGCTTCTGCTTCGACAGACGAGCTCGTACCACAGCTGGAATAAAAGTCGCCTTGAAACTGGGACCGACCATAAACGCCAAAGTACATATCTG CTGAGTTCCCCCCCACACCTACGGACATCAACATGGAGCATAAACAGGAGCCAAAACAGTCGACAGATTTTGGAGGCGGCGAAA CATTTACAGATTACAGACAAAAGAACATGCTGGCATGGAAATGCAGGAGGGAAGCTAAATGCGGATCCCAAAAATGTG CTGAACGAAGTGAATTCAACCCAGATTCTGTCTGCAATGCTGTCCTATGTGTGGCCGAAGGATAGACCAGACCTGCGGGCCCGTGTTGCCATCTCTCTGGGCCTGCTGGCTGGAGCCAAG ATGACCAATGTGACGGTGCCCTTCATGTTTAAGTATGCCGTGGACGAGCTTAACCAGATGTCGGGACACATGCTGCACCTGAACGACGCGCCAACCACTGTGGCTACCATGGCAACGGCCATGCTGATAGGCT ATGGCGCGTCCCGGGCTTGTGCAGCCTTCTTCAACGAGCTGAGGAACACTGTGTTTGGCAAGGTGGCCCAGAGCTCCATCCGACGCATCGCCAAGAACGtcttcctccacctgcacaATCTGGACTTGGGCTTCCATCTCAGCCGCCAGACGGGGGCGCTGTCCAAGGCCATCGACCGCGGTACGCGGGGCATCTCATTTGTCCTCAGTGCCCTCGTCTTCAATCTGGGACCCACGGTCTTTGAGATGGGCCTCGTCAGTGCCATCTTG TATTACAAGTGTGGTGGACAGTTTGCAGCGGTGTCCTTGGGCACACTGTCAGCGTACACCCTCTTCACCGTACTGGTCACCCAGTGGAG GACTCGTTTTCGGATAGAAATGAACAAAGCGGACAATGAAGCCGGCAACGCAGCTATTGACTCCCTTCTTAACTACGAGACTGTTAAG TACTTCAACAATGAGAAGTATGAAGCTGAAAAGTATGACAGTTACCTGAAGGTCTACGAGTCGTCCTCTCTAAAGACCACATACACACTGGCCATGCTCAACTTCGGCCAGAGCGCCATCTTCAGTGTCGGCCTCACAGGCATCATGGTGCTGGCCAGCAAAGGCATTGCGgcag GCACCATGACCGTGGGAGACCTGGTGATGGTGAACGGCCTGCTCTTCCAGCTCTCCCTCCCGCTCAACTTCCTCGGCACCGTGTACAGAGAGACCCGGCAGGCCCTGATAGACATGAACACTCTCTTCACCCTGCTTAACGTGGACACCAAGATCAAG GAGAGGAATCTCGCCCCGGCGTTGGCCGTAACGCCACAGGACGCCACCATCCGCTTTGAGGACGTCTATTTTGAATACATGGAGGGCCAGAAAGTGCTGGAAGGCGTCTCCTTCGAAGTGCCTGCCGGGAAGAAGGTGGCTATAGTTGGTGGCAGCGGGTCAGG GAAGAGCACCATTGTGCGGCTTTTGTTCCGCTTCTACGAGCCGCAGCAGGGGAACATCTACATAGCGGGGCAGAATATCAGAGACATCAGCCTCGACAGCCTGAGGAAGTCTTTGGGGGTCATACCGCAG GACGCCGTTCTGTTCCACAACACCATCTTCTACAACCTGCAGTACGGGAACATCAATGCTACTCCTGAGCAGGTGCACCAGGTAGCACGTCTCGCAGGCATCCACGATGCCATCCTCAGGATGCCCCATGGCTATGACACCCAGGTCGGGGAGCGGGGCCTGAAGCTGTCAG GGGGGGAGAAGCAACGCGTTGCCATCGCTCGTGCGATTCTAAAGAATCCACCGGTCCTCCTGTACGACGAGGCCACGTCCTCCCTCGACTCCATCACGGAAGAG AACATCATGACTTCAATGAAGGAGATGGTGAAGGACAGGACGTCTGTGTTTATCGCCCACAGGCTTTCTACAATCGTAGACGCAGATGAGATTATAGTGCTCAGCGAG GGTAAAGTGGCAGAGCGAGGAAACCACCACTCCCTCCTCAGCACCCCCGGCAGCTTGTACGCAAACCTGTGGAACACCCAGAACAGTAAAATCCTCAACAGCGCCAAAGGCTCCCACGAGCCTCCGGTGGAGCGTCCGTctcagaaagaggaggagaggaagaagctgcaggaggagatccTCAACAGCGTGAAGGGCTGCGGCAACTGCTCCTGTTGA
- the uprt gene encoding uracil phosphoribosyltransferase homolog, which translates to MPCHNQQLNNVSSGQELPMKQVRFASSSSSNNVPAALSHSEPTDGLTQPHSPQDLGPQLKLLPLNDQIRELQTIIRDKTTSRGDFVFCADRLIRLVVEEGLNQLPYSECTVTTPTGYKYDGVKFERGNCGVSIMRSGEAMEQGLRDCCRSIRIGKILIQSDEETQKAKVYYAKFPPDVYRRKVLLMYPILSTGNTVIEAVKVLIEHGVQPRHIILLSLFSTPHGAKSIVQEFPDITILTTEVHPVAPTHFGQKYFGTD; encoded by the exons ATGCCATGCCACAACCAGCAGCTGAACAATGTGAGCAGCGGCCAGGAGCTTCCCATGAAGCAAGTGCGCTttgcaagcagcagcagcagcaacaacgtgCCCGCAGCGCTGTCCCACTCCGAGCCCACCGACGGCCTCACACAGCCCCACAGCCCGCAGGACCTGGGGCCGCAGCTTAAGCTGCTCCCCCTCAACGACCAGATCCGGGAATTACAGACCATAATCAGGGACAA GACAACCAGCAGAGGGGactttgtattttgtgctgATCGACTG ATCAGACTGGTAGTTGAAGAGGGTTTGAATCAGCTCCCGTACTCTGAGTGTACCGTTACCACGCCAACAG GGTACAAGTATGACGGTGTCAAGTTTGAAAGAGGCAACTGTGGAGTCAGCATAATGAGAAGTG GTGAGGCCATGGAACAGGGCCTCCGGGACTGCTGCCGCTCCATCCGCATCGGCAAGATCCTCATCCAGAGTGATGAGGAGACACAGAAAGCCAAGGTCTACTATGCCAAGTTCCCTCCAGATGTGTACAGGCGAAAAGTGCTGCTCATGTATCCCATCCTCA gcacTGGGAACACTGTGATTGAGGCGGTGAAGGTGTTGATAGAGCACGGAGTCCAACCCAGACATATTATCCTCCTCAGTCTCTTCTCCACACCTCACG gagCCAAATCTATAGTCCAGGAGTTCCCTGATATCACCATCTTGACCACGGAGGTCCACCCAGTGGCTCCGACACATTTTGGACAGAAATACTTTGGCACTGACTGA
- the zdhhc15b gene encoding palmitoyltransferase ZDHHC15B has protein sequence MALSRGLRCCQRVFSWIPVLIITCVVLWSYYAYVFELCLFTLTNTLEKVAYLLVFHVCFVMFSWTYWKSIFTPPASPCKKFQLSYSDKQRYEMEERPDAQKQILVEIAKKLPIFSRAQSGAIRFCDRCQVLKPDRCHHCSVCETCVLKMDHHCPWVNNCVGFSNYKFFLLFLFYSMLYCVFIAVTVFQYFLKFWVGDLPNGPAKFHVLFLMFVALMFFVSLMFLFVYHCWLVAKNRSTLEAFSAPVFVNGPDRSGFNVGTRRNLQQVFGEDRRLWFVPVFTSQGNGHYFPLKNRTSESHNSLLANEDMWEESDDGSEEGSLAEDQDPSVTIEMEE, from the exons ATGGCTCTCTCCAGAGGTTTGAGATGCTGTCAAAGGGTTTTCTCCTGGATACCTGTCCTTATAATAACCTGCGTGGTGTTGTGGTCCTACTACGCCTACGTATTTGAGCTATGTCTCT TTACACTCACCAACACACTGGAAAAGG TGGCCTATCTACTGGTCTTTCATGTTTGCTTTGTGATGTTCTCCTGGACCTACTGGAAGTCCATATTCACCCCTCCTGCATCACCATGCAAAAAG TTTCAGCTGTCGTACTCGGACAAGCAAAGGTACGAGATGGAAGAGAGGCCAGATGCTCAGAAGCAAATCCTGGTTGAGATCGCAAAGAAACTTCCCATCTTTAGCCGAGCTCAATCTGGAG CTATCAGGTTCTGCGACCGCTGCCAGGTATTGAAGCCCGACCGCTGTCACCACTGCTCGGTTTGTGAAAC gtgtgtcttgaaGATGGACCACCACTGTCCCTG ggtgAACAACTGTGTGGGCTTTTCCAACTACAAGTTTTTCCTGCTTTTCCTCTTCTACTCCATGCTCTACTGTGTATTCATTGCAGTGACAGTCTTTCAGTATTTCCTCAAATTCTGGGTG GGTGACTTGCCAAATGGGCCCGCAAAGTTCCATGTTCTCTTCCTCATGTTTGTGGCGCTCATGTTTTTCGTCAGTCTCATGTTCCTCTTTGTCTACCACTGTTGGTTGGTGGCCAAGAACAGATCCACTTTAG AGGCCTTCTCAGCTCCAGTTTTTGTCAATGGACCAGACAGAAGCGGCTTCAACGTCGGCACACGCAGAAACCTGCAGCAGGTATTTGGAGAGGATCGGAGACTTTGGTTCGTGCCTGTTTTCACAAG CCAAGGGAATGGCCACTACTTCCCCTTAAAGAATCGCACTTCTGAGTCCCACAACTCCTTATTAGCTAATGAGGACATGTGGGAGGAGTCGGATGATGGCTCTGAGGAAGGAAGCTTGG CTGAGGACCAAGACCCCTCTGTTACCATAGAGATGGAAGAATAG